A genomic stretch from Serratia entomophila includes:
- a CDS encoding ABC transporter permease, translating to MAFASSSFAGVARRWGGRLFGGALSLALTLLGLLLFTFMLSHLAPIDPALQVAGDHASEATYAQVRHDLGLDQPLPVQFWRYLVHLAHGDMGISRITAQPVLSDLLRTFPATVELATCAIILGAFGGITLAFLAVLKPGSWLDNAARLLSLIGYSVPIFWLSLLGLLLFYATLHWSAGPGRLDDIYLYSIEPRSGFVLIDSWLSGDRDMFYNAISHLWLPVVALALLSMAGITRLLRAAMLEECNKEYVTLARSKGAGRLRILLRHVFPNVLGTLITVLSLSYASLLEGAVLTETVFAWPGVGRYLTSALFAADTPAILGATLLIGSCFVLLNALADALTYLVDPRTR from the coding sequence ATGGCCTTCGCGTCTTCATCCTTCGCCGGGGTAGCCCGGCGTTGGGGCGGCAGGCTGTTCGGCGGCGCGCTTTCGCTGGCATTGACGTTGCTGGGCCTGCTGCTGTTCACCTTTATGCTCTCGCATCTGGCACCTATAGATCCGGCGCTGCAGGTGGCCGGCGATCACGCCAGCGAAGCCACCTATGCTCAGGTGCGCCACGATTTGGGGCTGGATCAGCCGCTGCCGGTGCAGTTCTGGCGCTATCTGGTGCATCTGGCGCACGGCGATATGGGCATTTCGCGCATTACCGCCCAGCCGGTGCTGAGCGATCTGCTGCGCACCTTCCCGGCGACGGTCGAGCTGGCGACCTGCGCGATTATTCTCGGCGCCTTCGGCGGCATTACGCTGGCGTTTCTGGCGGTGCTCAAGCCGGGCAGCTGGCTGGACAACGCGGCGCGGCTGCTGTCGTTGATCGGCTATTCGGTGCCGATCTTCTGGCTCAGCCTGCTGGGGCTGCTGCTGTTTTACGCCACGCTGCACTGGTCGGCGGGGCCGGGGCGGTTGGACGATATTTATTTGTACAGCATCGAACCGCGCAGCGGTTTTGTGCTGATCGACAGCTGGCTGTCCGGCGATCGCGACATGTTCTACAACGCCATCAGCCATCTGTGGCTGCCGGTGGTGGCGCTGGCGCTGTTGTCGATGGCGGGCATCACCCGGCTGCTGCGTGCGGCGATGTTGGAGGAGTGCAACAAGGAGTACGTGACGCTGGCGCGCTCCAAGGGGGCGGGCCGCCTGCGCATTCTGCTGCGCCACGTGTTTCCCAACGTGCTCGGCACGCTGATCACCGTGCTGTCGCTTTCCTATGCCAGCCTGCTGGAGGGCGCCGTATTGACCGAAACGGTGTTCGCCTGGCCGGGCGTTGGGCGCTATCTGACTTCGGCACTGTTTGCCGCCGATACGCCGGCTATTCTTGGCGCGACCTTGTTGATCGGCAGCTGTTTCGTGCTGCTTAACGCGCTGGCCGATGCCCTGACCTATTTAGTGGACCCGCGAACCCGATGA
- a CDS encoding ABC transporter substrate-binding protein, translating into MKAFVPSLLFLTLAASLNAQAATPANTLVIAQSIDDVVSFDPAQGFELTTVQSFNSLYQRLIQSDPQNPIDLKPTLAASWQAGSDNRSLTFSLRPDARFASGNPLRPEDVIFSLSRVVKLNLEPSFILTQLGWNAKNVDQFLTKVDDHRVKVSWSENVSPAFVLSLLSAPVSSIVDAKEALAHQQGDDFGHQWLNSHSAGSGPYKIRTYVPHEAVVLEANPGSPEGAPTLKTILIKNVPDPAARRLLIEQGDADIARNLGADQMAALKGKPGVKPLAIPYASLYYLQFNAKASPALGNPAFWEAARWLFDYQGIADDLLKGQFQSHQAFLPEGYLGALKDQPYSFNPQKAKQILAKAGLSNVSFRLDVNNQPPYLDIAQALQASFAQGGVKVELVPGISSQVSTKVKTLNYDATLTSWGPDYFDPNTNAAAFAYNPEDGSKTLAWRANWQIPALSKLTLAATAENDPAKRAADYLQLQKEVQRSSPFVIGLQARSLIAVRDNLKGYEQGINPDMVFYSKVSK; encoded by the coding sequence ATGAAAGCGTTCGTCCCTTCGTTGCTGTTTTTAACCCTGGCGGCCAGCCTTAACGCGCAGGCGGCTACGCCGGCCAACACCCTGGTGATTGCCCAATCTATCGATGACGTGGTCAGCTTTGACCCGGCGCAGGGGTTTGAGCTCACCACGGTGCAGTCGTTTAACAGCCTGTATCAACGCCTGATTCAGTCGGATCCGCAAAACCCGATCGACCTCAAGCCGACGTTGGCCGCCAGCTGGCAGGCCGGCAGCGACAACCGCAGCCTGACCTTCAGCCTGCGGCCGGACGCCAGGTTCGCCAGCGGCAATCCGCTGCGGCCGGAAGACGTGATTTTCTCGCTGTCGCGAGTGGTGAAGCTGAACCTGGAGCCGTCGTTTATCCTCACGCAGTTGGGATGGAACGCTAAAAACGTCGACCAGTTCCTGACCAAGGTAGACGACCATCGGGTGAAGGTGAGCTGGAGCGAGAACGTCAGCCCGGCCTTCGTTCTCAGCCTGCTGTCGGCGCCGGTGTCGTCGATTGTCGACGCCAAAGAAGCGCTGGCGCACCAGCAGGGGGACGACTTCGGTCACCAGTGGCTGAACAGCCACTCCGCCGGCAGCGGCCCCTACAAGATCCGCACCTATGTCCCGCATGAAGCGGTGGTGCTGGAGGCCAACCCAGGTTCGCCGGAAGGGGCGCCGACGCTGAAAACCATTTTGATCAAGAACGTGCCGGATCCGGCCGCGCGCCGTCTGCTGATCGAGCAGGGTGACGCCGACATCGCGCGCAATCTGGGGGCCGATCAGATGGCGGCGCTGAAAGGCAAGCCGGGGGTAAAACCGCTGGCTATCCCGTACGCCTCGCTGTATTACCTGCAGTTCAACGCCAAAGCTTCGCCGGCGCTCGGCAACCCGGCGTTCTGGGAGGCGGCGCGTTGGCTGTTCGATTACCAGGGCATCGCCGACGATCTGCTGAAAGGCCAATTCCAGAGCCATCAGGCATTTCTGCCGGAGGGGTATCTCGGCGCGCTGAAAGACCAGCCTTACAGCTTCAATCCGCAGAAAGCCAAACAGATCCTGGCCAAGGCCGGGTTGAGCAACGTCAGCTTCCGGCTGGACGTAAACAACCAGCCGCCGTATCTGGACATCGCCCAGGCGCTGCAGGCCAGTTTCGCCCAGGGCGGGGTGAAGGTGGAGCTGGTGCCGGGCATCAGTTCGCAGGTGTCGACCAAGGTCAAGACCCTCAACTACGACGCCACTCTGACCTCCTGGGGGCCGGACTACTTCGATCCCAACACCAACGCCGCGGCCTTTGCCTATAACCCTGAAGACGGCAGCAAAACGCTGGCCTGGCGCGCCAACTGGCAAATCCCGGCGCTGAGCAAGCTGACGCTGGCCGCCACCGCCGAAAACGATCCGGCCAAGCGGGCGGCGGACTATCTGCAGCTGCAGAAAGAGGTGCAGCGCAGCTCGCCGTTTGTCATCGGCCTGCAGGCGCGCAGCCTGATTGCGGTGCGCGATAACCTCAAAGGCTATGAGCAGGGCATTAACCCGGACATGGTGTTCTACAGCAAGGTCAGCAAGTAA
- the cbl gene encoding HTH-type transcriptional regulator Cbl: MNFQQLKIIRESARCNYNLTEVANTLFTSQSGVSRHIRELEEELGIEIFIRRGKRLLGMTEPGKELLVVAERILNDANNIRRLADVFSSNDSGQLHIATTHTQARYSLPGVIKEFRALYPRVRVVLNQGSPEEIVSMLASGEADIGIASERLMSDESLAAFPYYRWHHTILVPEGHELTRQPQVTLEMLSTLPLITYRQGITGRSKLDAAFKAAGLTPDIALSAQDSDVIKTYVELGLGVGVLADMSYEKDRDRGLVSLNAEHLFEPNTVWLGLKRSQLQRNYAWRFIQLCNPTLSLTEIKDKVFSSQLDAVIDYQI; this comes from the coding sequence ATGAACTTTCAACAATTAAAAATTATTCGAGAATCGGCGCGCTGCAACTACAACCTCACCGAGGTTGCCAACACCTTATTTACTTCGCAGTCGGGCGTCAGCCGGCATATTCGCGAGCTGGAAGAAGAGCTGGGCATCGAGATATTTATCCGTCGCGGCAAACGGCTATTGGGCATGACTGAACCCGGTAAAGAACTGCTGGTGGTGGCGGAGCGCATTCTTAACGACGCTAATAACATCCGTCGCCTGGCGGACGTGTTCAGCAGCAATGACTCGGGCCAGCTGCATATCGCCACCACCCATACGCAGGCGCGCTATAGCCTGCCGGGGGTGATCAAGGAGTTCCGCGCGCTGTATCCGCGGGTGCGGGTGGTGCTGAACCAGGGCAGCCCGGAGGAAATCGTCTCCATGCTCGCTTCCGGCGAAGCGGATATCGGCATCGCCAGCGAAAGACTGATGAGCGACGAATCGCTGGCGGCGTTTCCTTACTACCGCTGGCATCACACCATCCTGGTGCCGGAAGGGCACGAGCTGACGCGCCAGCCGCAGGTAACGCTGGAAATGCTCAGCACGCTGCCGCTGATCACCTATCGGCAGGGTATTACCGGGCGTTCGAAGCTGGACGCCGCCTTCAAGGCCGCCGGGCTGACGCCGGACATCGCGCTCAGCGCGCAGGATTCCGACGTGATTAAAACCTACGTTGAGCTGGGGCTGGGGGTCGGCGTTTTGGCCGATATGTCCTACGAGAAGGATCGCGATCGCGGGCTGGTCAGCCTCAATGCCGAGCATCTGTTCGAACCCAACACCGTGTGGCTGGGGCTGAAACGCAGCCAGTTACAGCGTAACTATGCCTGGCGGTTTATCCAGCTGTGCAACCCAACGCTGTCGCTGACCGAAATCAAGGATAAGGTATTCTCTTCCCAATTGGATGCGGTGATCGACTACCAAATCTAG
- a CDS encoding gamma-glutamylcyclotransferase, with protein MLTRDFLQKADCKTAFGAIEESLLLTPEQRSASLDCTLSRRPGNSPVWIFGYGSLMWNPVFESEEVRPATLQGWHRAFCMRLTAGRGTLRQPGRMLALKEGGQTTGLAFRLPEDKLREELELLWKREMVTGCYLPTWCDLQLDDGEVVSALVFVMNPQHPLFEEDTSHQVIAPLIASASGPLGTNAQYLFALDDELKHHGMQDDCIGDLVNYVRQWLQQNTAGPIGGEATA; from the coding sequence GTGTTAACGCGAGATTTTCTGCAAAAAGCAGACTGCAAAACGGCATTCGGCGCCATTGAGGAGTCGCTGTTACTGACGCCAGAGCAGCGTTCCGCCTCGTTGGATTGCACATTATCGCGCCGTCCGGGCAACAGCCCGGTGTGGATCTTCGGCTACGGCTCGCTGATGTGGAATCCGGTATTTGAATCTGAAGAAGTGCGGCCCGCCACGCTGCAAGGGTGGCACCGGGCGTTCTGCATGCGCCTGACCGCTGGGCGCGGCACATTGCGCCAGCCGGGGCGCATGTTGGCGCTGAAGGAGGGGGGCCAGACAACCGGATTGGCGTTTCGTCTGCCGGAAGACAAGCTGCGTGAAGAGCTGGAGCTGTTGTGGAAGCGTGAGATGGTGACCGGCTGTTATCTGCCGACCTGGTGCGACCTGCAGCTGGACGACGGCGAGGTGGTTAGCGCGCTGGTGTTCGTAATGAACCCGCAGCACCCGCTGTTTGAAGAGGATACCAGCCACCAGGTGATCGCGCCGCTGATCGCCAGCGCCAGCGGCCCGTTGGGCACTAACGCCCAATACCTGTTCGCGTTGGACGACGAACTGAAGCACCACGGCATGCAGGACGACTGCATTGGCGATTTGGTCAATTACGTGCGGCAATGGCTGCAGCAAAACACCGCTGGGCCGATTGGCGGTGAAGCGACCGCCTGA
- the chaB gene encoding putative cation transport regulator ChaB — translation MPYNSKSALPDNVKNVLPEHAQEIYKEAFNSAWQEYADPDERRDDASREETAHKVAWAAVKHSYRKGDDDRWHKK, via the coding sequence ATGCCGTACAACAGCAAAAGCGCCTTGCCGGACAATGTGAAAAACGTGCTGCCGGAACACGCACAGGAAATCTATAAGGAAGCCTTTAACAGCGCCTGGCAAGAGTATGCGGATCCGGACGAGCGGCGCGATGACGCCAGCCGTGAAGAAACGGCGCACAAAGTCGCCTGGGCGGCGGTCAAGCACAGCTATCGCAAAGGCGACGACGATCGCTGGCACAAAAAGTAG
- a CDS encoding siderophore-interacting protein: protein MTTEAPRSRAPYLIAVSAIQDITPHLRRITFTAPDLRYYPANAAAAHIKVFLPQAGQERPDLPTLTENGPRWAADAVRPIVRTYSIRAVRPEQEEVDIEFALHDHSGPAVNFARNAQAGDKIGISNPGGPKPMLPEAKFYCLAGDPSSLPAVAALLEGLPANSEGHAFVRVDSSADVIDLKKPAGFALSWIIGGTEKTDELIARFRAQALPQAETHFWLAGEDRLVVELRRYLRRERQCDRNHLYAVPYWREGLNEEGYHNTRHEIMDNIDG from the coding sequence GTGACTACCGAAGCCCCTCGCTCACGCGCCCCCTACCTGATTGCCGTCAGCGCCATTCAAGACATTACGCCGCACCTGCGCCGCATTACCTTTACTGCGCCCGACCTGCGCTATTACCCGGCCAACGCCGCCGCCGCGCATATCAAAGTGTTTTTACCGCAGGCAGGCCAGGAGCGGCCAGACCTGCCGACTCTGACCGAGAACGGCCCGCGCTGGGCCGCCGATGCGGTGCGCCCGATCGTGCGCACCTACTCTATCCGCGCCGTGCGTCCGGAACAGGAAGAAGTCGACATCGAATTCGCCCTGCACGACCACAGCGGCCCGGCGGTCAATTTTGCCCGCAACGCCCAGGCCGGCGACAAAATCGGCATCAGCAATCCCGGCGGCCCCAAACCGATGCTGCCTGAGGCGAAGTTCTACTGCCTGGCCGGTGACCCCTCTTCGCTGCCGGCGGTGGCCGCCCTGCTGGAAGGCCTGCCGGCAAACAGCGAAGGCCACGCCTTTGTTCGCGTTGACAGCTCCGCTGACGTTATCGATCTGAAAAAACCCGCTGGCTTCGCGCTGAGCTGGATCATCGGCGGCACGGAGAAAACCGACGAACTGATCGCCCGGTTCCGCGCGCAGGCCCTGCCGCAGGCGGAAACGCATTTCTGGCTGGCGGGTGAAGATCGCCTGGTGGTGGAACTGCGCCGCTACCTGCGCCGCGAACGCCAATGCGACCGTAATCATCTTTATGCGGTGCCTTACTGGCGTGAAGGGCTAAATGAAGAGGGTTATCACAATACGCGTCATGAAATCATGGACAATATTGACGGATAA
- the chaA gene encoding sodium-potassium/proton antiporter ChaA: MKSQHDPGRSKSRHTEYSLIFPIAALVVLNLWGNTSNFPLIVGINIIALVGILSSAFSVVRHADVLAHRLGEPYGSLILSLSVVILEVSLISALMATGDAAPALMRDTLYSIIMIVSAGLVGVALLLGGRKFATQYVNLGGIKQYLMAIFPLAVIVLVFPSALPGGNFSTGQALLVALISAAMYGVFLVIQTKTHQSLFVYEHEDDDGDPHHGKPSSHSSAWHAAWLVVHLIAVIAVTKFNANPLEGLLTKVNAPAQFTGFLVALLILSPEGLGALRAVLNNQVQRAMNLFFGSVLATISLTVPAVTIIATLTGQTLIFGLQTPHIVVMLTVLLLCQLSFSTGRTNVLNGTAHLALFAAYMMTIFS; the protein is encoded by the coding sequence ATGAAGTCGCAACATGATCCTGGCCGATCCAAATCCCGCCACACTGAATACTCCCTGATTTTTCCCATTGCCGCACTGGTCGTGCTGAATCTATGGGGCAACACCAGTAACTTTCCGCTGATCGTAGGCATTAATATCATCGCGCTGGTGGGTATTCTCAGCAGCGCCTTCAGCGTAGTGCGTCATGCCGACGTGCTGGCGCACCGCCTGGGCGAACCCTACGGCTCGCTGATCCTCAGCCTGTCGGTGGTTATCCTCGAGGTCAGCCTGATCTCGGCGCTGATGGCCACCGGCGACGCCGCTCCGGCCTTGATGCGCGATACGCTGTATTCCATCATCATGATCGTCAGCGCCGGCCTGGTGGGCGTTGCCCTGCTGCTCGGCGGCCGCAAGTTCGCCACCCAGTACGTCAATCTGGGCGGCATCAAGCAATACCTGATGGCGATCTTCCCGCTGGCGGTGATAGTGCTGGTGTTCCCGAGCGCCTTGCCGGGCGGCAACTTCAGCACCGGGCAGGCGCTGCTGGTCGCGTTGATCTCCGCCGCGATGTACGGCGTGTTCCTGGTGATCCAGACCAAAACCCACCAGAGCCTGTTCGTGTACGAACATGAAGACGACGACGGCGACCCGCACCATGGCAAACCTTCTTCGCACAGCAGCGCCTGGCATGCCGCCTGGCTGGTCGTGCATCTGATCGCCGTTATCGCGGTGACCAAGTTCAACGCCAACCCGCTGGAAGGCCTGCTGACCAAGGTTAACGCCCCCGCGCAGTTCACCGGTTTCCTGGTCGCCTTGCTGATCCTGTCGCCGGAAGGTTTGGGCGCGCTGCGCGCGGTATTGAACAATCAGGTGCAACGCGCCATGAACCTGTTCTTCGGTTCGGTACTGGCGACTATCTCCCTGACGGTACCGGCGGTCACCATCATAGCCACCCTGACCGGCCAAACGCTGATTTTCGGCCTGCAGACGCCGCATATCGTGGTGATGTTGACGGTGCTGCTGCTGTGCCAGCTGTCGTTCTCCACCGGGCGCACCAACGTGCTGAACGGCACCGCCCATCTGGCGCTGTTCGCCGCCTATATGATGACGATTTTCAGCTGA
- the lpxO gene encoding lipid A hydroxylase LpxO, which yields MKYIILILFILCVVYVHYRGRVRYNVWRQLSDHSTFTAPLNVFMYLFSRAPTTPYLQPEQFPELTVLRENWQTIRDEGQKLMEIQQIKASDQFNDAGFNSFFKTGWKRFYLKWYEDGHPSAMTLCPQTTALLRSLPSVKAAMFAELPDGSRLPRHRDPYAGSLRYHLGLITPNDDRCFIEVDGERYSWRDGEGVMFDETYLHYAENQSGQNRLILFCDIERPMRYRWAQAVNHWLGRNLMSAATAPNEEGDRVGGVNKLFKYIYAIRKVGKRLKAWNRTGYYIIKWILFGGIAAAIFFAV from the coding sequence ATGAAATATATTATTCTGATTTTATTTATCTTGTGCGTTGTCTATGTCCATTACCGCGGCCGGGTGCGTTACAACGTCTGGCGGCAACTTTCCGATCATTCCACGTTTACCGCGCCGCTGAACGTTTTTATGTACCTGTTTTCGCGCGCACCTACCACGCCGTATTTGCAGCCGGAGCAGTTTCCTGAATTGACGGTACTGCGGGAAAACTGGCAAACCATTCGCGATGAAGGGCAAAAGCTGATGGAGATCCAGCAGATCAAGGCGTCGGACCAATTCAACGACGCCGGGTTCAATTCGTTCTTCAAGACCGGCTGGAAGCGTTTCTATTTGAAATGGTACGAAGACGGCCATCCATCGGCCATGACCCTGTGCCCGCAAACCACCGCGTTGCTGCGCAGCCTGCCTTCGGTCAAGGCGGCGATGTTTGCTGAATTGCCGGACGGCAGCCGACTGCCGCGCCACCGCGATCCTTATGCCGGCTCGCTGCGCTACCATTTGGGCCTGATTACGCCGAACGACGATCGCTGCTTTATTGAGGTGGACGGCGAACGTTACAGCTGGCGCGACGGTGAAGGGGTCATGTTTGATGAAACCTATCTGCATTACGCGGAGAACCAGAGCGGCCAAAACCGCTTGATCTTGTTCTGTGACATCGAGCGACCGATGCGTTACCGCTGGGCGCAGGCGGTCAACCACTGGCTGGGGCGCAATCTGATGAGCGCCGCCACTGCGCCGAACGAAGAGGGCGACCGCGTCGGCGGTGTCAATAAGCTGTTCAAGTATATTTATGCGATACGCAAGGTAGGCAAGCGGCTGAAAGCGTGGAATCGCACCGGCTATTACATCATTAAATGGATTTTGTTTGGCGGGATAGCGGCGGCGATTTTCTTCGCGGTCTGA
- the phoH gene encoding phosphate starvation-inducible protein PhoH, with protein sequence MGRQKAVIKARREAKRVIRRDARSHRQLEEESVTSLVQMGGVESIGMARDKRDSSPIEARTEAQGHYLSAIDNKQLIFATGEAGCGKTFISAAKAAEALIHKEVDRIIVTRPVLQADEDLGFLPGDISEKFAPYFRPVYDILVRRLGSSFMQYCLRPEIGKVEIAPFAYMRGRTFENAVVILDEAQNVTASQMKMFLTRLGENVTVIVNGDVTQCDLPRGVKSGLSDALERFEEDEMIGVIRFDKQDCVRSALCQRTLNAYS encoded by the coding sequence ATGGGAAGACAGAAAGCAGTGATCAAAGCACGTCGTGAAGCGAAACGCGTTATTCGTCGTGACGCTCGTAGTCATCGCCAGCTTGAAGAAGAGTCCGTGACCTCGCTGGTACAAATGGGGGGTGTTGAGTCTATCGGCATGGCGCGAGACAAGCGCGATAGCTCACCCATCGAGGCTAGAACCGAAGCTCAGGGTCATTACTTATCAGCCATAGATAATAAACAGTTAATATTTGCCACCGGCGAAGCCGGCTGCGGTAAAACATTCATCAGCGCCGCCAAAGCGGCGGAAGCACTTATACATAAAGAGGTGGACCGGATTATTGTTACCCGTCCGGTTCTGCAGGCGGATGAAGATCTCGGCTTCTTGCCGGGGGATATATCTGAGAAATTCGCCCCTTATTTCCGCCCGGTGTATGACATTCTGGTGCGCCGTTTAGGATCGTCCTTTATGCAATACTGCCTGCGGCCGGAAATCGGCAAGGTAGAGATCGCGCCTTTCGCCTATATGCGCGGGCGCACCTTCGAGAATGCGGTCGTTATCCTGGACGAAGCCCAGAACGTGACCGCCAGCCAGATGAAAATGTTCCTGACCCGTTTGGGTGAGAACGTCACGGTAATCGTCAATGGTGACGTAACCCAATGCGATTTGCCGCGCGGTGTGAAATCAGGCCTCAGCGATGCGTTGGAACGCTTCGAAGAGGACGAAATGATCGGCGTTATCCGCTTCGATAAACAGGACTGCGTGCGCTCCGCCCTGTGCCAGCGCACCCTCAACGCTTACAGTTAA
- the pqqU gene encoding TonB-dependent receptor PqqU, whose translation MKSTSKTTLAATAIVIPAFLPGAYAFAQGDDGEQSLVVSAKRSGLSELTTPAAVSVVDGDQIRAAKPQINLSESLGSVPGLQVQNRQNYAQDLQLSVRGFGARSMYGVRGVRIYVDGIPATMPDGQGQTSNIDLNSVDKVEVLRGPFSALYGNASGGMVNVITETGRQPNRIEAGSYFGSYGSWRYGVKATGATGDGSQAGDVNYSVSATRFTTQGFRDHSGAQKNLGNAKLGVRIDDVSTLTLLFNSVDIHANDPGGLTAAEWHDNPRQAPRADQYNTRKSTSQTQAGLHYQRQMGANDDLSVMMYAGERETTQYQSIPVAPQLNPKHPGGVIDLTRHYQGIDTRWTHRGDLAAVPYTLTGGLDYETMTEQRKGYENFTRSGGVTELGTQGALRRNERNLMWSLDPYLQSSWQLTPRLTLDAGVRFSSVNFDSNDHYVTAGNGDDSGNARYHRWLPAGSLNYAIDKGWNVYLSAGRGFETPTINELSYRPGNQSGLNFGLQPATSDTVELGSKTRIGNGLLTAAVFQTDTQNEIVVDESSNGRTSYKNAGQTRRRGLELALDQQFAYDWKLQLAWTLLDARYRDDVCGDSQCSAANAVPSGNRMPGIARNMGYASLAWAPPEGWYAGAEVRYMSDIEVNDSNTGQAPAYTTVGLNTGYRYPVGNWMLNLFGRVDNLFDRSYVGSVIVNEGNGRYYEPAPGRNWGGGVSLSYSFE comes from the coding sequence ATGAAAAGCACCTCTAAAACGACGTTGGCGGCCACCGCCATAGTTATTCCCGCGTTCTTGCCCGGCGCGTACGCTTTCGCGCAGGGCGACGATGGCGAGCAGAGCCTGGTGGTCAGCGCCAAGCGCAGCGGCCTGTCCGAACTGACCACCCCGGCGGCGGTCAGCGTGGTCGACGGCGATCAAATTCGCGCGGCCAAACCGCAAATCAACCTGTCGGAAAGCCTGGGCAGCGTGCCCGGCCTGCAGGTGCAAAACCGCCAAAACTATGCGCAGGATCTGCAGCTTTCGGTGCGCGGCTTCGGCGCGCGCTCGATGTACGGCGTGCGCGGCGTGCGCATTTACGTCGACGGCATTCCCGCCACCATGCCGGACGGGCAGGGGCAAACGTCGAATATCGATCTGAACTCGGTAGATAAAGTCGAAGTGCTGCGCGGGCCGTTTTCCGCGCTGTACGGCAACGCGTCGGGCGGCATGGTGAACGTGATCACCGAAACCGGCCGGCAGCCCAATCGCATCGAAGCGGGCAGCTATTTTGGCAGCTACGGCAGCTGGCGCTACGGCGTTAAGGCCACCGGCGCGACCGGCGACGGCAGCCAGGCGGGGGACGTCAACTACAGCGTTTCGGCCACCCGTTTCACCACCCAGGGCTTTCGCGACCACAGCGGCGCGCAAAAAAATCTCGGCAACGCCAAGCTGGGCGTGCGCATCGATGACGTCAGCACGCTGACGCTGCTGTTCAACAGCGTGGATATTCACGCCAACGATCCCGGTGGGCTGACCGCCGCCGAGTGGCATGACAATCCGCGCCAGGCACCGCGCGCCGATCAATATAACACCCGCAAAAGCACGTCGCAGACCCAGGCCGGGCTGCACTATCAGCGGCAAATGGGGGCCAATGACGACCTGAGCGTGATGATGTATGCCGGTGAGCGTGAAACCACCCAGTATCAGTCCATCCCGGTGGCGCCTCAGCTCAATCCGAAACACCCCGGCGGGGTTATCGATCTGACGCGGCATTATCAGGGGATCGATACCCGCTGGACGCATCGCGGCGATTTGGCGGCGGTGCCCTATACCCTGACCGGCGGGCTGGATTATGAAACCATGACCGAGCAACGCAAGGGTTATGAAAACTTTACCCGGTCCGGCGGCGTGACCGAACTGGGCACCCAGGGGGCGCTGCGTCGCAACGAACGCAACCTGATGTGGAGCCTGGATCCTTACCTGCAGAGCTCATGGCAGCTGACGCCGCGCCTGACGCTGGATGCCGGGGTGCGCTTCAGCAGCGTCAACTTTGATTCCAACGACCATTACGTCACCGCCGGTAACGGCGACGACAGCGGCAATGCCCGCTATCATCGCTGGCTGCCGGCTGGCTCACTCAACTACGCGATCGATAAAGGCTGGAATGTTTATCTCTCCGCCGGCCGTGGCTTTGAAACGCCGACCATCAACGAGCTGTCTTACCGCCCGGGCAACCAGAGCGGGCTTAACTTCGGCCTGCAGCCCGCCACCAGCGACACGGTGGAGCTGGGCAGCAAAACCCGCATCGGCAACGGCCTGCTGACCGCGGCGGTATTCCAGACCGACACGCAGAATGAAATCGTCGTGGACGAAAGCAGCAACGGGCGCACCAGCTACAAAAACGCCGGCCAAACCCGCCGGCGCGGCCTGGAGCTGGCGCTGGATCAACAGTTCGCCTACGACTGGAAGCTGCAGCTGGCCTGGACCCTGCTTGACGCCCGCTACCGCGACGACGTCTGCGGCGACAGCCAGTGCAGCGCGGCCAATGCCGTGCCGTCCGGCAACCGCATGCCGGGCATCGCCCGCAATATGGGCTACGCCTCGCTGGCCTGGGCGCCGCCGGAAGGGTGGTACGCCGGCGCCGAGGTGCGCTACATGAGCGATATCGAGGTGAACGACAGCAATACCGGGCAGGCGCCGGCCTATACCACCGTTGGCCTCAACACCGGCTATCGCTATCCGGTAGGCAACTGGATGCTCAACCTGTTTGGCCGCGTCGATAACCTGTTCGACCGCAGCTATGTGGGGTCGGTTATCGTTAATGAAGGCAACGGCCGTTATTACGAACCTGCGCCGGGCCGCAATTGGGGCGGCGGGGTCAGCCTGTCTTATAGCTTCGAGTAA